In Geoalkalibacter sp., a single genomic region encodes these proteins:
- the dnaJ gene encoding molecular chaperone DnaJ — MANGKRDYYEVLGVNRNASETEIKKAYRKLALQYHPDKNPGDKQAEEKFKEASEAYAVLSDPQKRAQYDQFGHAGMGGGGFSEGFGGFGGSPFEDIFGDIFGDIFGGGGARRGRGRRGDDLRYNLTISFEEAAFGVETKIQVPRSQECGACRGSGARAGTQPETCGTCRGAGQVRYQQGFFSLTRPCPDCNGEGRVVRDPCPECRGSGRVREQRTLSVRIPAGVETGSRLKLSAEGEAGSHGGPPGDLYVVITVKEHAIFQREGRDVICEVPVSFVQAALGYELEVPTLEGKVKLKIPAGTQSGKILRLSGKGIPSLQGYGRGDQLVVVRVETPTRLTPRQRELLEEFARESGEEVHPLGKGFFDKVKELFG, encoded by the coding sequence TTGGCAAACGGCAAACGCGACTATTACGAGGTGCTCGGGGTCAACCGCAACGCGAGCGAAACCGAGATCAAGAAGGCCTACCGCAAGCTCGCCCTGCAGTATCATCCCGACAAGAATCCGGGGGACAAGCAGGCCGAGGAAAAGTTCAAGGAGGCCTCGGAAGCCTACGCGGTGCTCTCCGATCCGCAAAAGCGCGCCCAGTACGACCAGTTCGGTCACGCCGGCATGGGCGGGGGCGGCTTCAGCGAGGGTTTCGGCGGCTTCGGCGGCAGCCCCTTCGAGGATATTTTCGGCGACATCTTCGGGGACATCTTCGGCGGGGGCGGCGCGCGGCGCGGGCGCGGGCGGCGCGGCGACGACCTGCGCTACAATCTGACCATCTCCTTCGAGGAAGCCGCCTTCGGCGTCGAAACCAAAATCCAGGTGCCCCGCTCCCAGGAGTGCGGCGCCTGCCGCGGCAGCGGCGCGCGTGCCGGTACCCAGCCCGAAACCTGCGGAACCTGTCGCGGCGCGGGGCAGGTGCGCTACCAGCAAGGCTTCTTTTCCCTCACCCGGCCCTGCCCCGATTGCAACGGCGAGGGCCGGGTGGTGCGCGACCCCTGCCCCGAATGTCGCGGCAGCGGGCGGGTACGCGAGCAGCGCACCCTCTCGGTGCGCATTCCCGCCGGGGTGGAGACGGGCAGCCGCCTCAAGCTCAGCGCCGAGGGCGAGGCGGGCAGCCACGGCGGCCCGCCCGGTGATCTCTACGTGGTGATCACCGTCAAGGAACACGCCATCTTCCAGCGCGAAGGGCGCGACGTGATCTGCGAGGTGCCGGTGTCCTTCGTGCAGGCGGCCCTGGGCTACGAGCTCGAAGTGCCGACCCTCGAAGGCAAGGTCAAGCTAAAGATCCCCGCCGGCACCCAGTCGGGCAAGATCCTGCGCTTGAGCGGCAAGGGCATTCCCAGCCTGCAGGGCTACGGGCGCGGTGATCAGCTGGTGGTGGTGCGGGTCGAGACACCGACCCGGCTCACGCCGCGCCAGCGCGAGCTGCTCGAGGAATTCGCGCGGGAAAGCGGCGAGGAAGTCCATCCCCTCGGCAAGGGCTTTTTCGACAAGGTCAAGGAACTCTTCGGCTGA